In a single window of the Ruminococcus albus 7 = DSM 20455 genome:
- the asnB gene encoding asparagine synthase (glutamine-hydrolyzing), whose amino-acid sequence MCGIVGFTNRVDNASEILGRMMDRIKHRGPDSEGKYIDDGIAMGFRRLSIIDLSDVGSQPIFNEDRSLVLTFNGEIYNYKELREELIRAGHNFYTKTDSEVLIHGYEEWGEKLLDRLRGMFAFVIYNKNTGDIFGARDFFGIKPFYYAQMNGTFMWGSEIKSFLDHPDFKKELNTDVLETYLTFQYSPTEDTFFKNVKKLPAAHCFTYKDGKLEIRRYWEVKFNDNNAPDLEEWVEKISDTFKNSVEAHKFADVEVGSFLSSGVDSSYVAAVADVDKTFTVGFGEDEKYNEIGYAKEFSKYIGKENFSKVISPEEYWDNLKKIQYHMDEPLADPAAIALFFVCQLASKQVKAVLSGEGADEIFGGYNIYHNPADMSSYFKIPRPIRKGIGAIAEKLPHKHGVNYLIRGSKDLDERFIGNAYIFSEKERKKILKIRTSAPDAMAITKPFYDKVRDLDQVTQMQYLDLHLWMTGDILLKADKMSMAHSLELRVPFLDKKVMELAEQIPAKYRVTKENTKYAMRIAALKACPPQTANKKKLGFPVPTRVWLREDKYYGIVKDYFTSPAAEKFFNTSELVSLLDDHRDQKYDYSRKIWTVFTFLIWYEVYFGSEV is encoded by the coding sequence ATGTGTGGTATCGTAGGCTTTACGAACAGAGTTGATAATGCTTCAGAAATACTAGGCAGGATGATGGACAGGATAAAGCATCGCGGACCTGACTCTGAAGGCAAATATATCGATGACGGGATCGCTATGGGATTCCGCAGACTTTCTATCATAGACCTGAGTGACGTTGGCAGTCAGCCTATCTTTAACGAAGACAGATCTCTTGTGCTAACCTTTAATGGTGAGATATACAATTATAAAGAACTTCGCGAAGAACTCATCAGAGCAGGTCATAACTTTTACACAAAAACGGATTCCGAAGTTCTGATCCATGGATACGAAGAATGGGGCGAAAAGTTACTTGACAGACTTCGCGGTATGTTCGCTTTTGTAATATACAATAAAAATACAGGTGATATCTTCGGTGCCAGAGATTTCTTTGGTATAAAGCCTTTCTACTATGCTCAGATGAATGGTACTTTTATGTGGGGCAGTGAGATCAAAAGCTTTCTTGATCACCCTGATTTCAAAAAAGAACTTAACACTGATGTACTTGAAACATATCTCACCTTTCAGTACTCCCCTACTGAGGATACATTCTTCAAAAACGTAAAAAAGCTGCCTGCGGCACATTGTTTTACATACAAAGATGGCAAACTGGAGATCCGACGTTACTGGGAAGTTAAGTTCAACGACAATAATGCTCCAGATCTTGAAGAATGGGTCGAAAAGATATCCGATACATTTAAAAACTCTGTGGAAGCACATAAATTTGCTGATGTTGAAGTAGGTTCCTTTCTTTCGAGTGGAGTGGATTCAAGTTATGTTGCCGCTGTTGCGGATGTTGATAAGACCTTTACTGTCGGTTTTGGTGAGGATGAAAAATACAATGAGATCGGCTATGCAAAAGAGTTTTCAAAGTACATAGGAAAAGAAAATTTCTCTAAGGTGATCAGTCCTGAAGAATACTGGGACAATCTTAAAAAGATCCAGTACCACATGGACGAACCTCTGGCTGACCCTGCAGCTATAGCGCTTTTTTTTGTGTGTCAGCTTGCTTCAAAACAAGTAAAGGCTGTTCTTTCAGGTGAAGGTGCAGATGAAATATTCGGCGGATACAATATCTATCACAATCCTGCAGACATGTCATCATATTTCAAGATACCAAGACCTATAAGAAAAGGTATAGGTGCAATCGCCGAAAAACTTCCGCACAAACATGGTGTAAATTATCTTATAAGAGGATCAAAGGATCTTGATGAACGTTTCATCGGAAATGCATATATCTTCTCTGAAAAAGAACGAAAGAAAATACTGAAGATCAGAACTTCAGCACCTGACGCTATGGCAATTACAAAGCCTTTCTATGATAAGGTTCGCGATCTCGATCAGGTCACACAGATGCAGTACCTTGATCTTCATCTGTGGATGACAGGAGATATCCTGCTGAAAGCCGATAAAATGTCCATGGCACATTCACTTGAACTTCGCGTACCATTCCTTGACAAAAAGGTAATGGAGCTTGCTGAGCAGATACCCGCAAAGTACCGTGTTACGAAGGAAAACACCAAGTATGCCATGAGGATAGCTGCTTTAAAAGCCTGCCCTCCTCAGACTGCGAACAAGAAAAAGCTTGGATTCCCCGTACCTACAAGAGTATGGCTCAGAGAGGATAAATACTACGGTATTGTAAAGGATTATTTTACCTCCCCTGCTGCTGAAAAGTTCTTCAATACATCAGAACTTGTTTCACTCCTTGATGATCATCGTGATCAGAAATATGATTACTCCAGAAAAATATGGACTGTTTTCACTTTCCTGATATGGTATGAAGTATATTTCGGCAGTGAGGTCTGA
- a CDS encoding anaerobic ribonucleoside triphosphate reductase, translating into MIVKIKKRDGRTVTFNIEKIAQAIYKAAESVGGSDYETALELSGKVVDMLMANNISTPTVEEIQDCVEKVLIEEGHAATAKSYILYRSERTRAREMDTRLMKVYEDLTFSSAEDSDLKRENANIDGDTAMGTMLKYGSVGAKEFYEMYVLEEDHARAHEDGDIHIHDMDFYTLTTTCTQIDLTKLFTGGFSTGHGYLRTPNDITSYAALACIAIQSNQNDQHGGQSIPKFDYDMAEGVKKTFRHRYRDNIRRGLSLLADVPDNPDIAQRCADFLAKRGLTPTLSNDNGYMEEEAQLLSSYADAKVVKKIQNFAFKSAVKETDRATYQAMEALIHNLNTMNSRAGAQTPFSSINYGTDTSIEGRMVIKNILLAEEAGLGNGETPIFPIHIFKVKEGVNFNQEDPNYDLFKLACRVSAKRLFPNFSFIDAPFNLQYYKENDPNTEIAYMGCRTRVIGNAYDPEREIVTGRGNLSFTTINLPRLGIKAHYSIDLFYQLLDEKLQLCIDQLMHRYRIQASKRVKNYPFLMGQGVWMDSEKLSYNDSVGEVLKHGTLSVGFIGLAECLKVLTGKHHGESEESRKLGIEIIKHMRERMDQETKATGMNFSLLATPAEGLSGRFVKMDKERFGDIPGVTDRDYYTNSFHVPVYYKINAFEKLTIEAPYHELTNAGHISYVELDGDPLGNLSAFEKVVRYMKEVGIGYGSINHPVDRDPECGYTGIIGDRCPRCGRSEAEHRKSTHERIPRIKIDAVPVETSEKQDAKSK; encoded by the coding sequence ATGATCGTAAAAATAAAGAAGAGGGACGGACGCACCGTTACTTTCAATATTGAAAAGATAGCTCAGGCTATATACAAGGCAGCTGAGTCTGTCGGAGGAAGTGACTATGAAACTGCGCTAGAACTTTCCGGTAAAGTTGTCGATATGCTTATGGCAAACAACATCTCTACACCTACTGTAGAAGAAATACAGGATTGTGTCGAAAAGGTTCTTATTGAGGAAGGTCATGCAGCTACTGCTAAATCTTATATCCTTTATCGTTCTGAAAGAACTAGGGCGCGCGAGATGGATACGCGTCTTATGAAAGTGTATGAGGATCTTACATTTAGTTCTGCCGAGGACAGCGATCTTAAACGTGAGAACGCTAATATCGACGGCGATACTGCTATGGGTACGATGCTTAAATACGGTTCAGTGGGTGCCAAGGAATTCTATGAGATGTATGTCCTTGAAGAAGATCATGCACGTGCTCATGAAGACGGCGATATACATATCCACGATATGGACTTCTATACCCTTACCACCACTTGTACGCAAATCGATCTTACCAAGCTTTTTACAGGTGGATTTTCTACAGGTCACGGATACCTGAGAACGCCAAATGATATAACAAGTTATGCTGCTCTTGCGTGCATAGCTATACAGTCTAACCAGAATGATCAGCATGGCGGTCAGTCCATACCCAAGTTTGATTATGATATGGCTGAGGGAGTAAAAAAGACATTCCGTCATCGTTACAGAGATAATATCCGCAGGGGACTTTCTCTTCTCGCTGATGTACCTGATAATCCTGATATCGCACAACGCTGTGCAGATTTTCTTGCTAAGAGGGGTCTTACTCCTACACTATCCAATGATAACGGTTATATGGAGGAGGAAGCTCAGCTGCTTTCATCCTATGCTGATGCGAAGGTCGTTAAAAAGATACAGAATTTTGCTTTCAAGAGCGCTGTAAAGGAGACCGACAGAGCTACCTATCAGGCTATGGAAGCCCTTATTCATAATCTGAATACCATGAATTCAAGAGCCGGTGCACAGACACCATTCAGCTCTATCAACTATGGTACAGACACTTCTATCGAAGGCAGGATGGTCATCAAAAACATACTGCTTGCCGAAGAGGCTGGTCTTGGAAATGGTGAAACACCAATATTCCCCATACACATATTCAAGGTCAAAGAAGGCGTGAACTTCAATCAGGAAGATCCCAACTACGATCTTTTCAAACTTGCTTGCAGAGTTTCTGCAAAAAGACTTTTCCCTAATTTCTCATTTATTGACGCGCCTTTCAATCTGCAGTATTACAAGGAGAATGATCCGAATACCGAGATAGCTTACATGGGCTGCCGCACCAGAGTAATCGGAAATGCTTATGATCCTGAAAGAGAGATCGTTACGGGAAGAGGTAATCTTAGCTTTACTACTATAAATCTTCCAAGACTTGGCATAAAGGCTCATTATAGTATTGATCTGTTCTATCAGCTGCTTGATGAAAAACTTCAGCTATGTATAGATCAACTTATGCATAGATACAGGATACAGGCAAGCAAAAGGGTCAAGAATTATCCTTTCCTTATGGGACAGGGTGTATGGATGGATTCTGAAAAGCTATCCTACAATGACAGTGTTGGCGAAGTACTCAAGCACGGAACTCTTTCAGTCGGTTTTATAGGATTGGCTGAATGTCTTAAAGTGCTGACAGGCAAGCATCATGGTGAGTCTGAGGAATCAAGAAAACTGGGCATTGAGATAATCAAGCATATGCGTGAGCGTATGGATCAGGAGACCAAGGCTACGGGTATGAATTTCTCACTGCTTGCTACACCTGCTGAGGGTCTTTCAGGACGATTCGTAAAGATGGATAAGGAGCGTTTCGGTGATATACCTGGTGTAACTGACAGAGATTACTATACAAACTCTTTCCATGTCCCTGTATATTACAAAATCAATGCATTTGAAAAGCTTACGATCGAAGCACCTTATCATGAGCTTACAAATGCCGGTCATATCAGTTATGTTGAGCTTGACGGAGATCCACTCGGAAACCTCAGTGCATTTGAAAAAGTTGTTAGATACATGAAAGAGGTCGGTATAGGCTACGGATCTATCAATCATCCAGTTGACAGAGATCCCGAATGCGGTTATACAGGTATAATCGGTGACCGTTGCCCGAGATGCGGCAGATCTGAAGCCGAGCATCGCAAATCCACACACGAGAGGATTCCTCGTATCAAGATCGACGCTGTTCCGGTTGAAACGTCTGAAAAGCAGGACGCTAAGAGTAAGTAA
- the nrdG gene encoding anaerobic ribonucleoside-triphosphate reductase activating protein — MEIRIAGLAEESIVDGPGFRFTVFTQGCPHHCKGCQNPQTHDFNGGRIEDTDRIFDMIIKDPLLDGVTFSGGEPFCQCSALLSLAEKIRSFKERRLNIISYTGYTFEQLMERGKTEPDCKALLEKLDYLVDGRFEEDKRSLELKFRGSSNQRFIDVQRSLKEGKAVVADDELL, encoded by the coding sequence ATGGAGATCAGGATAGCCGGTCTGGCTGAAGAATCTATTGTTGACGGACCCGGTTTCAGGTTCACTGTGTTTACCCAAGGCTGCCCACATCACTGCAAAGGATGTCAGAATCCTCAGACTCACGATTTTAACGGAGGCAGGATAGAGGACACAGATCGTATTTTTGATATGATAATTAAAGACCCTTTGCTTGACGGTGTGACTTTCAGCGGCGGAGAACCTTTCTGTCAGTGTAGCGCATTGCTCTCATTGGCTGAAAAGATCCGTAGCTTCAAGGAACGCAGGCTTAATATCATCAGCTATACAGGTTACACTTTTGAGCAGCTTATGGAGCGGGGAAAGACCGAACCCGACTGTAAGGCCCTGCTTGAAAAGCTTGATTATCTGGTTGACGGAAGATTCGAGGAAGATAAACGTTCTCTTGAATTAAAATTCCGCGGAAGTTCAAATCAGCGTTTTATCGATGTTCAGCGCTCTCTGAAAGAGGGTAAAGCAGTTGTGGCAGACGATGAGCTGCTTTGA
- a CDS encoding DUF6630 family protein, protein MGLFDKFKKIQNNDSAENSKMIAEIFRIICKGKESVDAEIAECTNSTKDYAEKNKVQFSERGISSDDADADTLMWIGCVDILINNSYAAELDFSCEVEDLIFSIGKLESFSAENITLDVKDFSYDDDITVWLDELDKKLTERGLCIGGIDIDSDSYVVFLTDINTLGKLKDSACSIGRRIDYAKNL, encoded by the coding sequence ATGGGATTATTTGATAAATTCAAGAAAATACAAAATAACGACAGTGCAGAGAATTCTAAGATGATAGCTGAAATTTTCAGAATTATATGTAAAGGAAAAGAATCAGTTGATGCCGAGATAGCAGAATGTACAAACTCAACTAAAGATTACGCTGAAAAAAATAAAGTACAGTTCTCAGAACGTGGTATATCATCTGATGATGCTGATGCCGATACTCTTATGTGGATAGGCTGTGTGGATATACTTATCAATAATTCTTACGCGGCAGAACTTGATTTCAGCTGTGAAGTTGAAGATCTTATTTTCAGTATAGGTAAACTTGAATCTTTTTCCGCTGAAAACATAACGCTGGATGTAAAAGACTTTTCCTACGACGATGACATTACTGTTTGGCTTGATGAACTTGACAAAAAGCTTACAGAGCGAGGTCTCTGCATAGGCGGTATCGACATAGACAGTGACAGCTATGTTGTTTTTCTTACCGATATCAACACACTCGGAAAACTAAAAGATAGTGCCTGTAGTATTGGACGCAGGATCGACTATGCAAAAAATCTATAA
- a CDS encoding exodeoxyribonuclease III: MKFISWNVNGFRACLQKGFGDFFTAADADIFCIQETKMQPDQADFSPEGYLKYFHSAVKKGYSGTAVYTKKEPLEVKFGLNGTHTDEGRVITCEFEDYYFVCCYVPNAQNELKRIDYRMEFEDDMRAYLSQLDKTKPVVYCGDLNVAHEEIDLKNPKSNAGNAGFSDEERGKFTELLGAGFADTFRRLYPDKAGAYSWWSYRFNARKNNAGWRIDYFVVSERLMDKVKDSKILSDITGSDHCPVELDIEL; encoded by the coding sequence ATGAAATTTATATCATGGAACGTAAACGGTTTCAGAGCTTGTCTGCAAAAGGGATTTGGTGATTTTTTTACTGCTGCAGATGCTGATATTTTTTGTATTCAGGAAACTAAAATGCAGCCTGATCAGGCGGATTTTTCGCCTGAAGGATACTTAAAATATTTCCACAGTGCTGTCAAGAAAGGGTATTCTGGTACGGCTGTGTACACAAAGAAGGAACCTCTTGAAGTAAAATTCGGGCTGAACGGTACTCACACAGATGAGGGCAGGGTTATCACTTGCGAATTTGAAGACTACTATTTTGTCTGCTGTTATGTCCCCAATGCGCAGAATGAGCTTAAACGTATAGACTACCGAATGGAATTTGAAGACGATATGAGAGCTTATCTCTCACAGCTTGATAAGACGAAACCTGTCGTATATTGCGGTGACCTGAATGTTGCTCATGAGGAGATAGATTTAAAAAATCCCAAAAGCAACGCGGGTAATGCAGGTTTTTCAGATGAAGAACGCGGTAAGTTCACGGAACTGTTAGGTGCTGGTTTTGCTGATACTTTCCGAAGACTTTATCCTGATAAGGCAGGAGCATATTCCTGGTGGTCATACAGATTCAATGCACGTAAAAACAATGCAGGATGGCGTATCGACTATTTTGTGGTTTCTGAAAGACTTATGGATAAGGTTAAAGATTCTAAGATACTGTCAGATATAACAGGCAGTGACCATTGTCCTGTTGAATTGGATATTGAACTCTAA
- a CDS encoding metallophosphoesterase family protein has translation MILITGDIHGCADICKLAAKANPLQKKMTKEDMLIIAGDFGLVWNNDAEDLWWRKWLDLKPYTTLFVDGNHENFDLLETFEEVDFNGGRAHRIGNSIYHLKRGEMFELQGKKFFTMGGAESHDKEFRTLGVSIWEQELPNEDEYAHALDTLEKNNWRTDYVVTHCAPSPIQQEIASKLGLENEYPDNRLNAFLDEISKKLDYKGWFAGHYHTDLVSEIEPRFTVLFNKIIEVI, from the coding sequence ATGATTCTTATTACGGGTGATATCCACGGATGTGCGGATATATGTAAACTGGCTGCAAAAGCAAATCCTCTGCAGAAAAAGATGACAAAAGAGGATATGCTTATTATAGCCGGCGATTTTGGTCTGGTTTGGAATAATGATGCTGAGGATCTATGGTGGCGTAAATGGTTGGATCTTAAGCCTTACACAACTCTTTTTGTTGATGGCAACCATGAAAATTTTGATCTGCTTGAAACTTTTGAAGAAGTGGATTTTAATGGCGGAAGAGCTCATAGGATAGGTAACAGCATCTATCATCTGAAACGAGGAGAAATGTTTGAACTGCAAGGAAAGAAGTTTTTCACGATGGGTGGAGCTGAATCTCATGATAAGGAGTTCAGGACGCTTGGTGTATCTATATGGGAACAGGAACTGCCTAATGAAGATGAGTATGCTCATGCATTGGATACGCTGGAAAAGAATAACTGGCGTACAGACTATGTTGTGACACACTGTGCGCCTTCACCGATACAGCAGGAGATAGCTTCAAAGCTGGGACTGGAAAATGAATATCCAGATAACAGGCTCAATGCCTTCCTTGATGAGATCAGCAAAAAGCTTGATTACAAGGGATGGTTTGCTGGTCATTATCATACTGATCTTGTAAGTGAAATTGAACCAAGGTTTACAGTTCTTTTTAATAAGATAATCGAAGTTATATAA
- the aspS gene encoding aspartate--tRNA(Asn) ligase yields MNRTYIKDVKDHLGESIKVQGFVENYRNARAMAFIVIKDITGKLQVTVEKEKHPELNDKLDALTGDSVVTVIGQVFENDYVKLGGLEMIPEDIIPESIADAIPIARKEIAATKKKKAVERSSIDQRIDYRWIDLRTDENQLMFKAQTVLVNAMRQFLLGENFIEIHTPKLIGAASESGSSVFEVKYFDRNAYLAQSPQFYKQMAMASGFERIFEVGPVFRAEKSYTSKHTTEFTGFDLEFSYINDYRDVMAMEEQLLKAGLSAVKEKYGDEIKELFGQDVIVPETPFPVVKLADLYKALEEEYGYKVPEEEKGDLTTDAEKLSYEWVKKHYNHEFLFVTDFDAEKRAFYHMRDEKGVPMGYDLIWRGVEITTGAQREHRYEVLKKQAAEKGLDEDVKFYLEFFKYGCPPHGGFGIGVDRLTMLLLGLHIKEAMFIFRGPNRLNP; encoded by the coding sequence ATGAACAGAACATACATAAAGGACGTCAAAGATCATCTGGGCGAGAGTATAAAGGTACAGGGTTTTGTAGAAAACTACAGAAATGCCCGCGCTATGGCTTTTATCGTGATCAAGGACATAACAGGAAAATTACAGGTAACGGTAGAAAAGGAAAAGCACCCTGAGCTTAATGATAAGCTGGATGCACTGACCGGTGATTCCGTTGTTACAGTTATAGGTCAGGTATTTGAGAATGACTATGTTAAGCTTGGTGGCCTTGAAATGATCCCTGAGGATATCATCCCCGAGAGCATTGCAGACGCAATCCCGATAGCAAGAAAAGAGATAGCTGCTACCAAGAAGAAGAAAGCAGTTGAGCGTTCAAGTATCGATCAGCGTATCGATTATCGTTGGATCGACCTGCGTACAGATGAAAATCAGCTGATGTTCAAGGCTCAGACCGTTTTGGTAAATGCAATGCGTCAGTTCCTGCTGGGTGAGAACTTCATTGAGATACACACACCTAAGCTTATAGGTGCAGCTTCCGAGAGCGGTTCCAGCGTATTTGAAGTAAAATATTTTGACAGAAATGCATATCTTGCACAGTCTCCGCAGTTCTATAAGCAGATGGCGATGGCAAGCGGATTTGAACGCATTTTTGAAGTGGGACCTGTATTCAGAGCAGAGAAGAGCTACACCAGCAAACACACCACCGAATTCACAGGCTTTGACCTTGAATTCAGCTACATCAATGATTACAGAGATGTTATGGCAATGGAAGAGCAGCTTCTCAAGGCTGGTCTTTCCGCAGTTAAAGAAAAGTACGGCGACGAGATCAAGGAGCTGTTCGGTCAGGATGTAATAGTACCTGAGACCCCCTTCCCTGTTGTAAAGCTTGCAGATCTTTATAAGGCACTTGAAGAAGAGTACGGTTACAAGGTTCCCGAGGAAGAAAAGGGCGATCTCACAACCGATGCTGAAAAGCTCAGCTATGAATGGGTCAAGAAGCACTACAATCACGAGTTCCTGTTTGTTACTGATTTTGATGCTGAAAAACGTGCATTCTATCACATGAGAGATGAAAAGGGTGTGCCAATGGGTTATGACCTGATCTGGAGAGGTGTTGAGATAACCACAGGTGCACAGCGTGAACACAGATATGAAGTTCTGAAAAAGCAGGCAGCTGAAAAGGGACTTGATGAGGACGTTAAATTCTATCTTGAATTCTTCAAATACGGCTGTCCTCCTCATGGCGGATTCGGCATCGGTGTAGACAGACTTACAATGCTTTTACTCGGATTGCATATAAAGGAAGCAATGTTCATCTTCCGCGGTCCTAACAGACTGAATCCATAG
- a CDS encoding CPBP family intramembrane glutamic endopeptidase: protein MEISEKRVSKTKVIVIYLIVFYTIWALFEFFAKPYIDKTFTGDIISQIIKTVIIKNLVWVLPAAILIHYYKDDVCVGLKEMYTTKIKWLEYLPILLLFIIYPLITAYLNKGSIILNEEFGVKQVITYTFVGITEEMVFRGWLLNATVGKEQQHKWRAILLTSFLFVAIHIPTWITHEQLIDNFVHLKFLCIVGLSIIFSITFLKSKNIIVPIVLHMIWDFLIDMFC, encoded by the coding sequence ATGGAAATTTCTGAAAAACGTGTATCCAAAACCAAGGTGATCGTAATATATCTGATCGTATTTTACACGATCTGGGCTCTATTTGAATTTTTTGCAAAACCTTACATCGACAAAACTTTCACAGGAGACATAATCTCACAAATAATAAAAACAGTCATTATAAAAAATCTTGTATGGGTACTTCCCGCTGCGATTCTGATACATTATTACAAAGACGATGTCTGTGTCGGGCTAAAGGAAATGTATACCACGAAGATCAAATGGCTTGAATACTTACCGATATTACTATTATTTATTATTTATCCTTTGATAACTGCGTATTTAAACAAAGGATCCATTATTTTAAATGAAGAATTCGGAGTGAAGCAAGTAATTACTTATACCTTTGTTGGAATTACCGAGGAAATGGTGTTCCGTGGCTGGCTTTTGAATGCAACCGTAGGCAAAGAGCAGCAACATAAATGGAGAGCTATACTTCTGACTTCATTTCTATTCGTGGCAATACACATTCCCACATGGATAACTCACGAACAATTAATTGATAACTTTGTTCATTTAAAATTTTTGTGTATAGTTGGTCTGAGTATAATATTCAGTATTACATTCCTTAAAAGTAAAAACATCATTGTTCCGATAGTACTTCACATGATATGGGATTTTCTGATTGATATGTTCTGCTGA
- a CDS encoding helix-turn-helix transcriptional regulator — translation MKNRIKELRKSQKLTQDELANAVGVSRQTINAIENDKYNPTLELAIKLARYLRIPVEDLFILE, via the coding sequence ATGAAGAACAGGATAAAGGAGCTTCGTAAGTCACAAAAACTTACTCAGGATGAGTTAGCAAATGCTGTGGGAGTCTCAAGGCAGACGATCAATGCTATTGAAAATGATAAATATAACCCCACACTGGAACTTGCTATAAAATTGGCAAGATATCTCAGGATACCTGTGGAAGATCTGTTCATACTTGAATAA
- a CDS encoding CPBP family intramembrane glutamic endopeptidase: protein MIKNKSKASIKTIYVTAYTIMFIFAVKIRLLVFHNRYYSLMCLMIAYCILGFIGIYLFRKEIRKGITEWKEHFTNGIIWSIGAYITDMILSSLAYYPSIALYPNYDGMNDISISSAAKMVSVPLFVTAAGILGPITEELIFRFILVDKLRTKLPSIICVILSSVLFMAWHMHALTLPELMINLPKLSTGIVYGVIILYSNNPTIPILLHVFNNTIAMFMMLINGTI from the coding sequence ATGATCAAAAATAAAAGCAAGGCAAGTATAAAAACAATTTATGTGACAGCATACACGATAATGTTCATTTTTGCTGTAAAGATACGTCTTTTGGTTTTTCATAACAGATATTATTCGTTAATGTGTCTGATGATCGCTTATTGCATACTTGGTTTTATTGGTATATATCTTTTTCGGAAAGAAATCAGAAAAGGTATAACTGAATGGAAAGAACATTTTACGAATGGTATTATATGGTCAATAGGAGCTTATATTACGGATATGATATTATCTAGCCTGGCCTATTATCCATCTATAGCACTATATCCTAATTATGACGGAATGAATGATATCAGCATTTCTTCAGCTGCAAAGATGGTATCAGTGCCTTTGTTTGTAACTGCTGCAGGCATATTGGGACCAATAACCGAGGAATTGATCTTCCGTTTCATTCTTGTGGATAAACTGAGAACCAAACTTCCTTCGATTATATGTGTTATCTTATCATCTGTTTTGTTTATGGCTTGGCATATGCACGCTTTAACCTTACCGGAGCTTATGATAAATCTGCCGAAATTATCTACAGGCATAGTTTACGGTGTCATTATTCTTTACTCGAATAATCCAACTATCCCGATACTACTTCATGTGTTCAATAATACAATTGCTATGTTTATGATGCTAATAAACGGAACTATATGA
- a CDS encoding response regulator, which produces MLIYIVEDDPSIRELESYALEKSGYIVKSFEETTDFYDSMKVRTPDLILLDIMLPGDDGLTVLRNMRNEPAFSKIPIILVSAKTTELDRVKGLDLGADDYICKPFSVMEMVSRVKARLRSIPVNSQTVLCFEEIRLSDDTRTVTAGGSTVELTYKEYELLKMFLSSPKIVLRRDDILDRIWGHDSTGRTLDVHIRTLRGKLDEYGKYIKTVRNVGYKLDKDD; this is translated from the coding sequence ATGCTAATATACATAGTAGAAGATGATCCAAGTATCAGAGAACTGGAAAGCTATGCGTTAGAAAAGAGCGGTTATATAGTTAAATCCTTTGAAGAAACAACTGACTTTTATGATTCTATGAAAGTTCGTACACCCGATCTTATACTGCTTGATATTATGCTGCCGGGCGATGATGGACTTACTGTACTTCGCAATATGCGAAATGAGCCTGCTTTTTCAAAGATACCTATTATACTTGTTTCTGCTAAGACCACAGAGCTGGATCGTGTAAAAGGTCTTGACCTTGGTGCTGATGATTATATCTGCAAACCTTTCAGCGTTATGGAAATGGTTAGCCGTGTAAAAGCCAGACTGAGAAGTATTCCTGTTAATAGTCAGACTGTATTGTGTTTTGAAGAGATCAGATTGTCAGATGATACAAGAACAGTGACTGCGGGTGGATCAACGGTGGAGCTTACATATAAAGAATACGAGCTTTTGAAAATGTTTCTCAGTTCTCCGAAGATAGTTCTCAGGCGTGATGATATCCTTGACAGGATATGGGGACATGACAGTACAGGGCGCACTCTTGATGTTCATATCCGTACTCTCAGAGGAAAGCTGGATGAGTACGGCAAATACATCAAAACGGTAAGAAATGTGGGCTATAAGCTGGATAAGGACGACTGA